One genomic segment of Agromyces intestinalis includes these proteins:
- a CDS encoding type I polyketide synthase, with the protein MTTTDPDAISIVGAACEYPGARSPEELFQLTLTRRTAFRSIPRTRLDLSSYGGSADHVDRTYVERAGLIEGWTFDRAAFGVNGTTHRSVDTAHWLALDVASRALSDAGFAHGIGLEHDRVGVVVGNTLTGERSREMGLRLRWPWVEQAVRVGLSGTGLQGEALTSALTKTRDAFVNPLPEQGVESLAGSLSNTIAGRIANHFDFRGAGYTIDGACASSSLAIVEACRSLVAGDLDVAIAGGVDVSLDPLELVGFARLGALAVDEMRVYDARPTGFLPGEGCGLVVLMRAADAERQGVRRYADIVGWGISSDGAGGITRPEAAGQSLAIERALDRAGLKPDAVGIIEGHGTGTAVGDSVELRSLADVRRGGQTTATIGSIKANIGHTKAAAGVASLIKATMAVNAAIRPPATGVETPHEIVGASSSLRLLDEPEAWTSPRRIAGISAMGFGGVNTHLLITEPSATRRFVGVSLPGPGAGRMVWPVLVPLAASTSAQLRGHLDTFAEQSEALSEVEFERLVATLHRRFGDSRRWEHRAAIHASSQSEAAVEARRLASLIDATATDDRMVHSRAGSAGHGVGARVGLLFPGQAAPVRWDLSRFDSLAPTLTDAAARDRPGTASAQPAILRSSLAGLAFLKELELEPDDTDEVVGHSLGEIAAYVWAGALHSADALALAERRGELMEMQGVSGTGMVGLDGDEESVAALTSSSGLQLACRNGGGNFVLAGFDTNLAAAITAVSAQGRRAVRLPVSRGFHSTAMDPVVGPFTTVVAKLDLRTPTRSIRSTVTGGTLSIEADWRQNLVEQLTRPVLFDSASEPVLACDVIVEVGSGTLLSDMVRGRAGHGAVFSLDIGGDARSTSGALAALYAAGRIDITQLDNLGEGLRALDLGEMPRLLESLLVPEPAGPDRGAGASSHRTPVAPSPVASFPDVPQAVSPADTAASTVAEDEPVVELSLESALAIVTSFLADRLELPRSAIDPDGSLLRDLHLNSLRVGQLVTEVLQENGRPALVEPLDAAMATVRDVASLLHIGNVEGAKPMTAAPGPSWAHAFEHGWEAATLEVDALPEDVLQLHTDRTDAQPSGKFVRFLESATAEPEMPVVVVHDGTSGAAGLARCIAEEYPDRAVLTVVVEDQTPPKSLPVLRPGYQEYRYAAGSWWSPVTRSLALDDGHASSTLRDGVVLVTGGVTGLMASVAQAVVDPIRHRVVVLGRRPSDAADVSAAAAELPPHIEYRSCDVTDARALRALVEDVRSFGPIRAVIHGAGVNAPQRMNDVTVESFERTWAPKVLGLENLLDALDPVANDLDLLLAFGSIIARRGLAGQTEYAAANDAMRAILESWGERHLLVRTHYLEWSVWAGRGMGESLGVLDSLRAMGVEPLLPKQATSLLRGIVVTPNTPRTVLLTARCPDGPGLQLPRNGSADFSRFDEARLEVVEDVVAVVDTRVDIVTDRALADHQIDGMHVLPAVMGLEAVTQVARVAGWKERSWAFESLRFDRPIVVPEGTARVLRTSVAAEPIANEWRAVVRDDQDDFASPRFTMTIVPQPENIPQLDSVRLTGTDVDASAWYGPLFFHGRRFERVAAYGRLSAFTLAAQLSTPTAEPWFGPLLPPALQLGDPGALDASLHMLMAAAPHRRVLPVAADYLFIPRPDSIPSRVQAVERSHSADEFVFDVDLLDDSTEIVAAWRGLRLRVVGDLPAGTWPEGLPLGLLGPWLSRCIIDAGGPAIEIIVQEGDSASSDAMQALGWPVVESGGVTSAAHTGGLLFLANGVDGRRSIGIDAEVVTGPRSVLSDPALERWQRASIPSETDDRAPDGLEAWTLGEALVKLGRHADTSMGADARDQGLVRMRGDGVAAIVGTLTVQHDGTSLDLAVAVAWREG; encoded by the coding sequence ATGACCACCACGGACCCCGATGCGATCTCGATCGTCGGTGCCGCTTGCGAATATCCGGGTGCGCGTTCCCCAGAGGAGCTGTTCCAGCTCACGCTCACGAGGCGCACCGCTTTCCGTAGCATTCCACGAACGCGCCTGGACTTGTCCAGTTACGGTGGCAGCGCGGACCACGTCGACCGCACCTATGTCGAGCGTGCGGGTCTGATCGAGGGCTGGACGTTCGACCGCGCAGCATTCGGCGTGAACGGAACCACGCACCGCTCAGTCGACACCGCGCATTGGCTCGCCCTCGACGTGGCCTCGCGGGCGTTGTCGGACGCTGGATTCGCTCACGGGATCGGCTTGGAGCATGACCGCGTCGGAGTCGTGGTCGGCAACACCCTGACCGGAGAGCGTTCGCGCGAGATGGGTCTCCGCCTGCGATGGCCCTGGGTCGAGCAGGCTGTGAGGGTGGGCCTGTCGGGAACGGGGCTTCAGGGCGAAGCCCTCACTTCTGCTCTGACGAAGACGCGTGACGCATTCGTGAACCCCCTTCCCGAGCAGGGCGTGGAATCACTCGCCGGTAGTCTCAGCAACACGATCGCGGGCCGCATAGCCAATCATTTCGATTTCCGCGGGGCCGGCTACACCATCGACGGCGCCTGCGCATCCAGCTCCCTCGCGATCGTCGAGGCGTGCCGCAGTCTCGTCGCAGGCGACCTGGATGTGGCGATCGCCGGAGGCGTCGATGTCAGCCTCGATCCGCTTGAGCTCGTCGGGTTCGCAAGGCTCGGCGCGCTTGCCGTCGACGAGATGCGGGTGTACGACGCTCGCCCTACCGGATTCCTTCCCGGTGAGGGATGCGGGCTGGTCGTGCTCATGCGAGCAGCAGACGCTGAGCGTCAAGGAGTCCGCCGCTATGCCGACATCGTTGGATGGGGCATCTCCTCCGATGGCGCGGGGGGAATCACCCGGCCCGAAGCCGCTGGCCAGTCTCTCGCGATCGAGCGGGCACTCGATCGCGCTGGCCTCAAACCGGACGCAGTCGGGATAATTGAGGGCCACGGCACAGGCACCGCGGTGGGAGATTCCGTTGAACTGCGTTCGCTCGCCGACGTGCGACGCGGCGGTCAGACGACAGCGACGATCGGTTCGATAAAGGCGAACATCGGTCATACCAAGGCAGCCGCGGGCGTTGCCTCGCTGATCAAGGCAACCATGGCCGTCAACGCTGCCATCCGGCCGCCGGCGACCGGTGTCGAGACTCCGCATGAGATCGTGGGCGCCTCCAGCTCGCTTCGGCTGCTCGACGAGCCGGAAGCATGGACTTCACCGCGCCGCATCGCGGGGATCTCAGCGATGGGCTTCGGCGGCGTGAACACGCACCTTCTCATCACGGAGCCGTCGGCAACGAGACGTTTCGTCGGGGTGAGCCTCCCCGGGCCTGGAGCGGGCCGCATGGTTTGGCCGGTCCTCGTGCCGCTCGCGGCCTCGACATCGGCGCAGCTCCGTGGGCATCTCGACACGTTCGCGGAACAGTCGGAGGCGCTGAGCGAAGTCGAGTTCGAGCGGCTCGTGGCGACGCTGCATCGTCGGTTCGGCGACAGCCGCCGGTGGGAGCATCGGGCTGCGATCCACGCTTCCAGCCAATCCGAGGCGGCTGTCGAGGCACGTCGGCTTGCTTCACTGATCGATGCGACGGCAACCGATGATCGTATGGTCCACAGCCGCGCTGGATCGGCTGGCCATGGTGTCGGCGCTCGCGTAGGGCTCCTCTTCCCCGGTCAGGCTGCGCCGGTGCGATGGGATCTCTCTCGATTCGATTCGCTGGCGCCTACCCTCACAGACGCGGCGGCGCGAGATCGTCCGGGCACCGCGTCCGCTCAGCCCGCCATCCTGCGTTCCTCTCTCGCGGGGCTCGCGTTTCTGAAGGAGCTCGAACTCGAACCCGACGACACGGACGAAGTTGTCGGGCACAGCCTCGGCGAGATCGCGGCCTATGTCTGGGCAGGTGCCCTCCACTCGGCGGATGCGCTCGCACTCGCCGAGCGGCGCGGTGAACTGATGGAGATGCAAGGCGTCTCTGGTACTGGCATGGTTGGACTGGACGGCGACGAAGAATCGGTGGCGGCACTGACGTCGTCGAGCGGGCTGCAACTGGCTTGCCGCAACGGGGGTGGAAACTTCGTTCTCGCAGGCTTCGATACCAATCTCGCCGCAGCGATCACCGCCGTGAGCGCTCAAGGACGAAGGGCGGTACGGCTCCCAGTCTCACGAGGATTCCACAGCACGGCGATGGATCCTGTTGTCGGTCCGTTCACGACCGTCGTTGCGAAGCTGGACCTGCGGACCCCAACCCGCTCGATCCGCTCGACCGTCACCGGCGGGACCCTCTCGATTGAGGCCGACTGGCGACAGAACCTCGTCGAGCAGCTCACACGTCCCGTCTTGTTCGACTCGGCAAGCGAGCCCGTCCTCGCCTGTGACGTGATCGTGGAAGTGGGCAGCGGAACGCTGCTCAGCGACATGGTGCGCGGCAGGGCCGGGCACGGCGCGGTATTCTCGCTCGACATCGGTGGTGACGCTCGCTCCACATCGGGCGCACTTGCCGCGCTCTACGCGGCCGGCCGGATCGACATCACTCAGCTCGACAATCTCGGCGAGGGCTTGCGCGCACTCGACCTGGGCGAGATGCCACGTCTGCTGGAATCGCTCCTCGTTCCTGAGCCGGCCGGCCCGGACCGCGGCGCCGGAGCATCATCTCATCGCACACCAGTCGCGCCCTCGCCGGTCGCATCGTTCCCTGACGTGCCCCAGGCGGTCTCGCCGGCAGATACTGCGGCTTCCACAGTCGCCGAAGATGAGCCAGTGGTGGAACTGAGTTTGGAATCCGCTCTCGCCATAGTGACGTCGTTCCTCGCAGACCGACTCGAGCTGCCCAGGTCTGCGATCGATCCAGATGGCTCGCTCTTGAGGGATCTGCATCTCAATTCACTCCGGGTGGGCCAACTGGTCACGGAAGTTCTGCAGGAGAACGGACGGCCCGCGCTCGTGGAACCGTTGGATGCGGCAATGGCCACCGTGCGCGATGTAGCCTCGCTCCTTCATATCGGCAACGTCGAAGGGGCGAAGCCGATGACGGCGGCCCCCGGCCCATCATGGGCGCATGCGTTCGAGCACGGATGGGAGGCTGCGACGCTCGAGGTCGACGCTTTGCCCGAGGACGTGCTCCAGCTCCATACCGACCGGACCGATGCTCAACCGTCTGGAAAGTTCGTACGTTTCCTCGAGTCGGCCACCGCCGAACCGGAGATGCCAGTCGTCGTCGTCCACGACGGCACCTCCGGCGCTGCAGGCCTAGCCCGCTGCATCGCCGAGGAGTACCCCGATCGAGCAGTGCTCACGGTCGTCGTCGAGGATCAGACTCCGCCGAAGTCGTTGCCCGTTCTTCGGCCTGGCTATCAGGAGTACCGCTACGCCGCCGGTTCGTGGTGGTCGCCTGTTACGCGCTCACTCGCCTTAGACGACGGACACGCTTCGTCGACCCTGCGCGACGGAGTGGTATTGGTGACCGGAGGGGTAACAGGGCTCATGGCATCGGTAGCCCAAGCGGTCGTTGATCCGATACGCCACCGTGTCGTGGTTCTCGGACGTCGCCCCAGCGACGCGGCCGACGTCAGCGCCGCTGCAGCCGAACTGCCACCGCACATCGAGTACCGCTCGTGCGACGTGACCGACGCGAGAGCTCTGCGGGCCTTGGTGGAGGATGTGAGATCGTTCGGCCCCATCCGTGCAGTCATCCACGGAGCTGGGGTGAATGCGCCGCAGCGAATGAACGACGTGACGGTGGAGTCGTTCGAGCGCACATGGGCGCCGAAGGTGCTCGGGCTCGAGAACCTCCTCGATGCGCTCGATCCCGTTGCGAACGATCTGGATCTGCTCCTCGCGTTCGGGTCGATCATCGCGCGGCGAGGGTTGGCTGGTCAGACCGAGTATGCGGCTGCGAACGACGCCATGCGCGCCATTTTGGAATCGTGGGGCGAGCGTCACCTGCTCGTTCGCACGCACTATCTCGAATGGTCCGTCTGGGCAGGACGCGGTATGGGTGAATCGCTCGGAGTGCTCGACTCGCTTCGAGCAATGGGTGTCGAACCGCTGCTGCCGAAGCAGGCCACCAGCCTGCTCCGCGGCATCGTGGTCACCCCGAACACACCTCGAACCGTCTTGTTGACTGCACGCTGCCCCGACGGTCCTGGACTGCAGCTGCCCCGCAATGGATCAGCCGACTTCTCCCGCTTCGACGAGGCTCGGCTGGAGGTCGTCGAAGACGTCGTGGCCGTGGTCGATACCCGAGTCGATATCGTCACCGATCGTGCCCTCGCTGATCACCAGATCGACGGCATGCACGTGTTGCCGGCCGTGATGGGTTTGGAGGCTGTGACGCAGGTTGCCCGTGTGGCCGGCTGGAAGGAGCGCTCCTGGGCGTTCGAATCGCTCAGGTTCGACCGACCGATCGTGGTACCCGAAGGTACCGCGCGTGTGTTGCGGACGTCGGTTGCTGCAGAGCCGATCGCGAATGAGTGGCGGGCCGTCGTGCGTGACGACCAGGATGACTTCGCCTCCCCCCGATTCACGATGACCATCGTGCCGCAGCCCGAGAACATACCTCAGCTCGATTCCGTGCGCTTGACCGGGACCGACGTCGACGCGTCCGCTTGGTATGGGCCCCTGTTCTTCCACGGTCGTCGCTTCGAGCGCGTTGCGGCGTATGGACGGCTCTCGGCATTCACGCTCGCCGCCCAACTGTCGACGCCAACGGCTGAACCGTGGTTCGGCCCGCTCCTACCTCCCGCCCTGCAGTTGGGTGATCCTGGAGCGCTCGACGCCTCTTTGCATATGCTCATGGCCGCCGCGCCGCATCGACGTGTCCTTCCGGTCGCCGCTGACTACCTCTTCATCCCTCGACCGGATTCGATTCCCTCGCGTGTGCAGGCCGTCGAGCGATCGCACTCGGCCGACGAGTTCGTGTTCGACGTGGATCTGCTCGACGACAGCACGGAGATCGTCGCCGCATGGCGCGGCCTGAGGTTGCGAGTCGTCGGTGATCTTCCCGCCGGGACTTGGCCCGAAGGCCTTCCGCTCGGACTCCTCGGTCCGTGGCTGTCGCGGTGCATCATCGACGCCGGCGGCCCTGCGATCGAGATCATCGTGCAAGAAGGGGATTCCGCATCCTCCGACGCGATGCAGGCGCTGGGATGGCCCGTCGTCGAGAGCGGCGGAGTCACCAGTGCCGCGCACACAGGGGGGCTCCTCTTCCTCGCCAATGGAGTTGACGGTCGGAGGAGCATCGGAATCGACGCTGAGGTCGTCACCGGGCCACGATCAGTGCTCTCCGATCCGGCGCTCGAACGCTGGCAACGCGCTTCGATCCCGTCGGAAACGGATGACCGGGCTCCAGACGGTCTCGAAGCATGGACACTGGGCGAAGCTCTCGTGAAACTCGGTCGACACGCAGACACCAGCATGGGAGCCGATGCCCGTGACCAGGGACTGGTACGGATGCGTGGCGATGGAGTCGCCGCCATCGTGGGCACGCTGACGGTTCAGCATGACGGGACATCCCTCGATCTGGCGGTCGCGGTCGCTTGGAGGGAAGGATGA
- a CDS encoding acyl-CoA thioesterase: MSATYRVEHVVTFAETNLVGNVYFAEYAKWQGICREQFLFDFAPATVESVSSGQLALVTLDCALKFHAEAFAGDVITIEMSLQATSRNRISMTFRYRRDDEVIATGSQSVACLRRTHAGLVPVPIPDDLTAALHTHR; the protein is encoded by the coding sequence ATGAGCGCCACATACCGCGTAGAGCATGTGGTGACATTTGCGGAGACCAACCTCGTTGGCAACGTGTACTTCGCCGAGTACGCGAAGTGGCAAGGAATATGTCGTGAGCAGTTCCTGTTCGACTTCGCGCCGGCGACGGTGGAGTCCGTCTCCAGCGGGCAACTCGCACTCGTGACACTCGACTGCGCGCTCAAGTTCCACGCGGAGGCCTTCGCCGGCGACGTCATCACCATCGAGATGAGCCTGCAGGCCACCTCTCGAAACCGCATCTCGATGACATTCCGATACCGGCGCGACGACGAGGTGATCGCGACAGGCTCGCAGTCTGTCGCCTGCCTCCGGCGCACGCACGCAGGCCTTGTGCCTGTCCCAATCCCCGACGACCTGACAGCTGCGCTCCACACTCACCGCTGA
- a CDS encoding winged helix-turn-helix transcriptional regulator has translation MVDRRSYRQACGLALALDVVGERWTLLIVRELLIAPRRFSELHQALDGIGATVLSERMQHLVRHGIAVQHVMEGDRRGRVYELTAAGEELRPAVLALAQWGLRSLSGSPEGYGEPDPTWAFLALQAMAQPALLGEGHAAWTFSIGDQAFSLRIDHGRMSAERGPTSDPDLSIEGNAHTFLAIGSGHLDVGEALRTGRISVQGSRDALRTCLVVMGFEEGLGAEEADASDALERGPNPSA, from the coding sequence GTGGTCGACCGTCGGAGCTATCGTCAAGCCTGTGGCCTGGCCTTGGCCCTGGATGTGGTCGGTGAGCGGTGGACACTTCTCATCGTGCGTGAATTGCTGATCGCGCCGCGTCGCTTCTCTGAACTGCATCAGGCGCTCGATGGAATCGGCGCGACTGTGCTCTCCGAGCGCATGCAGCACCTCGTGCGACACGGCATCGCGGTGCAGCATGTCATGGAGGGTGACCGCCGCGGTCGCGTCTACGAACTGACTGCGGCCGGGGAGGAGTTGCGCCCGGCAGTTCTCGCACTCGCGCAGTGGGGATTGCGCTCACTTTCTGGATCACCGGAGGGGTACGGCGAACCAGATCCCACGTGGGCGTTTCTCGCCTTACAGGCCATGGCGCAGCCAGCGCTGCTGGGAGAAGGTCACGCGGCATGGACGTTCAGCATCGGCGATCAGGCCTTCTCACTTCGTATCGACCACGGTCGGATGAGTGCCGAACGCGGACCGACAAGTGATCCGGATCTCAGTATCGAGGGAAACGCCCACACCTTCCTTGCGATCGGATCAGGTCACTTGGATGTCGGTGAGGCGCTTCGTACGGGGCGCATATCAGTCCAGGGAAGCCGGGATGCGCTGCGCACCTGTCTCGTGGTGATGGGATTCGAGGAAGGTCTGGGCGCCGAGGAAGCCGATGCGTCAGATGCGCTGGAACGAGGGCCAAACCCGAGCGCCTGA
- a CDS encoding flavin reductase family protein gives MSGIAPSIGPRRFRDTLGHYASGITVVTGVHDDEPVGFTCQSFCSVSIDPPLVSFSVMRTSTSYPRIAERGRFAVNILAHDQDHISQQFARRDTDKWAGVEWASSAAGNPVIRNTLMWVDCETWAEHEAGDHLIVVGRVCETSAQDSTSSEPLLYFKGAYRRLRDISP, from the coding sequence ATGAGTGGAATTGCTCCTTCTATCGGTCCTCGAAGATTCCGGGATACGTTGGGCCATTACGCCTCGGGTATCACGGTCGTCACCGGCGTTCACGATGACGAACCCGTCGGCTTCACGTGCCAATCGTTCTGCTCCGTTTCGATCGACCCGCCCCTCGTCTCGTTCAGCGTGATGCGGACCTCGACCAGCTACCCGCGAATAGCGGAGCGTGGCCGATTCGCGGTCAACATCCTGGCCCATGACCAGGACCACATCTCACAGCAGTTCGCGCGGCGTGACACTGACAAGTGGGCGGGCGTCGAATGGGCATCAAGCGCCGCAGGCAACCCCGTGATACGCAACACACTCATGTGGGTCGACTGCGAGACGTGGGCCGAACACGAAGCAGGAGACCACCTCATCGTCGTCGGTCGTGTATGCGAGACGAGCGCACAAGACTCGACCTCGAGCGAGCCCCTCCTCTACTTCAAGGGCGCATACCGACGCTTGAGGGACATCTCGCCATAG
- the crcB gene encoding fluoride efflux transporter CrcB: MTGWLVFACTAAAGGVGAALRFVLDGLVRTRFGSGLPWGTALINLTGSFALGLLVGLAQHRIGADWVMLLGTGLLGGYTTFSTASVETVRLARDRRWRAATGYGFGVLVAGVALALLGIWVGSVV; this comes from the coding sequence GTGACCGGATGGCTCGTGTTCGCGTGCACCGCGGCAGCCGGCGGCGTGGGCGCCGCGCTGCGGTTCGTGCTCGACGGCCTCGTGCGCACCCGCTTCGGCAGTGGTCTGCCGTGGGGCACCGCGCTCATCAACCTGACCGGATCATTCGCCCTCGGGCTGCTCGTCGGTCTCGCGCAGCACCGCATCGGTGCGGATTGGGTCATGCTGCTCGGCACCGGACTGCTCGGCGGGTACACGACGTTCAGCACCGCCAGCGTCGAGACCGTGCGTCTCGCCCGCGACCGGCGCTGGCGCGCCGCGACAGGGTACGGGTTCGGCGTGCTCGTGGCGGGAGTCGCGCTCGCACTGCTCGGCATCTGGGTGGGGTCGGTCGTCTGA
- a CDS encoding fluoride efflux transporter FluC: protein MSRDSRPPHLQWRLIALVALGGALGTAARAGLGVAVAAALPGAVFPVTTFTVNLVGAFVLGMLLEALVLRGPDEGARRGIRLFIGTGVLGGFTTYSAFSADTARLLLDGEALIAVGYALGTVVIGAVASLGGILLAQAAHRETRGAR from the coding sequence GTGAGCCGCGACAGCCGTCCGCCGCACCTGCAGTGGCGGCTGATCGCGCTGGTCGCGCTCGGGGGCGCGCTCGGCACGGCGGCCCGCGCGGGTCTCGGCGTCGCGGTCGCCGCGGCCTTGCCCGGCGCGGTGTTCCCGGTGACGACGTTCACGGTGAACCTGGTCGGCGCGTTCGTGCTCGGCATGCTGCTCGAAGCCCTCGTACTACGCGGGCCCGATGAGGGCGCGCGCCGAGGCATCCGACTGTTCATCGGAACCGGCGTGCTCGGCGGGTTCACGACCTACAGCGCGTTCTCGGCCGACACCGCCCGGCTGCTGCTCGACGGCGAGGCTCTCATCGCGGTCGGATATGCACTCGGCACCGTCGTCATCGGCGCCGTGGCGAGCCTCGGGGGCATCCTGCTCGCGCAGGCTGCGCATCGCGAGACGCGAGGTGCGCGGTGA
- a CDS encoding universal stress protein, translated as MTGRTATVVVGVTSHQPDVVVRQAASLAAALHARLVCAAVDPGHYVVEEHPDGSVHSLAVDPDAGDLEPADGALFDPDLLSRLHALLDPLDLTWEPRALAGDPTRALAHLAEAIDAAMIVVGTREPGVRGTLREFFSGSVAAHLAHRQHRPVLVVPIAPVGFADDVPWDSTT; from the coding sequence GTGACCGGCAGAACTGCAACCGTCGTCGTCGGCGTCACGTCGCACCAGCCCGACGTCGTCGTACGGCAGGCCGCGTCGCTCGCTGCTGCGCTGCACGCACGCCTCGTGTGCGCAGCCGTCGACCCCGGTCACTACGTCGTCGAAGAGCATCCCGACGGCAGTGTGCACTCGCTTGCCGTCGACCCCGACGCCGGTGATCTCGAGCCCGCCGACGGCGCGTTGTTCGATCCCGACCTGCTCAGTCGGCTGCACGCGCTGCTCGATCCCCTCGACCTGACCTGGGAGCCTCGGGCCCTCGCCGGCGACCCGACACGCGCGCTCGCGCATCTCGCCGAGGCGATCGACGCGGCGATGATCGTGGTCGGCACGCGCGAGCCCGGCGTGCGCGGCACGCTGCGCGAATTCTTCAGCGGCTCGGTGGCCGCACACCTCGCGCACCGCCAGCACCGACCCGTGCTCGTGGTGCCGATCGCCCCGGTCGGGTTCGCCGACGACGTTCCCTGGGACTCGACGACGTGA
- a CDS encoding GTP pyrophosphokinase: MDTRDSEERLVAAELARYDRELRRYRALRSRIEADFARRLEAAGFKYFHVTARVKSRESFERKVRRAPDREVRDILGVRVIAHFEGDLPAMEQVVREALIVDDDSWVDKSEMLPIDAFGYRSVQFVGRIPEEGQERVATGAVRAVGSDGTTDASDAPQVEVQLRTALSDTWSELEHDLRYKSARQLPREVDRLFALSAALLEQADDNLDQIRRQVEEARVAPPSRADGGGERGYIGRFIQYDGDSRTLDQLITAALDVPFGAVTGSGRELRSVVRAAGWHRYEQLADGFAEYSELGRRLAIACANTTRDILLADAEPQRPARSFRGIGVYWTALSAALVAGTAVRESRVPDGRLAEYRVVAEYLNVNPDASALSVRSRYVALAAPAGTLDDEGFAPISLA; this comes from the coding sequence GTGGACACGCGTGATTCGGAGGAGCGGCTGGTCGCGGCCGAGCTCGCCCGGTACGACCGCGAGCTTCGCCGGTACCGCGCGCTGCGCAGCCGCATCGAGGCCGACTTCGCTCGCCGCCTCGAGGCGGCGGGATTCAAGTACTTCCACGTCACTGCCCGGGTAAAGTCGCGCGAGTCCTTCGAGCGCAAGGTGCGTCGTGCGCCCGATCGCGAGGTGCGCGACATCCTCGGGGTCCGGGTGATCGCGCACTTCGAGGGCGACCTGCCCGCCATGGAGCAGGTCGTCCGCGAAGCCCTCATCGTCGACGACGACTCGTGGGTCGACAAGTCCGAGATGCTGCCGATCGACGCGTTCGGCTACCGCTCGGTGCAGTTCGTCGGCCGCATCCCCGAAGAGGGTCAGGAGCGCGTCGCCACCGGCGCGGTCAGGGCGGTCGGGTCGGATGGCACGACGGATGCCTCGGATGCTCCGCAGGTCGAGGTGCAGCTGCGCACCGCACTGAGCGACACCTGGTCGGAGCTCGAGCACGACCTGCGCTACAAGTCGGCGCGACAGCTCCCGCGCGAAGTCGACCGGCTCTTCGCGCTCTCGGCGGCGCTGCTCGAACAGGCCGACGACAACCTCGACCAGATCCGCCGGCAGGTCGAGGAGGCACGGGTCGCCCCGCCCTCGCGGGCCGACGGCGGCGGCGAGCGCGGGTACATCGGTCGGTTCATCCAGTACGACGGCGACTCGCGCACGCTCGACCAGCTCATCACGGCCGCGCTCGACGTGCCGTTCGGCGCCGTCACGGGCTCGGGCCGCGAGCTGCGCAGCGTCGTTCGCGCTGCCGGGTGGCACCGGTACGAGCAGCTCGCCGACGGCTTCGCCGAGTACTCCGAGCTGGGTCGTCGACTCGCGATCGCGTGCGCGAACACGACCCGTGACATCCTGCTCGCCGACGCCGAGCCGCAGCGACCCGCCCGATCGTTCCGCGGTATCGGCGTCTACTGGACGGCACTCTCGGCCGCGCTCGTGGCCGGCACCGCGGTGCGCGAGAGCCGAGTGCCCGACGGCCGCCTGGCCGAGTACCGCGTGGTGGCCGAGTACCTGAACGTGAATCCCGACGCCTCGGCGCTCAGCGTGCGCAGCCGGTACGTCGCCCTCGCCGCGCCGGCCGGCACGCTCGACGACGAGGGCTTCGCACCGATCAGCCTCGCGTGA